One window of the Amycolatopsis mediterranei genome contains the following:
- a CDS encoding acetyl/propionyl/methylcrotonyl-CoA carboxylase subunit alpha, whose product MAEQVGETTGGPVTKILVANRGEIAVRVIRAAKDAGLASVAVYADPDRDAPHVRLADEAFALGGTTAAESYLNFDKLLDAAKRSGADSVHPGYGFLSENADFAQAVLDAGLTWIGPSPQAIRDLGDKVTARHIAMRAGAPLVPGTKEPVKDASEIVAFADEHGLPVAIKAAFGGGGRGLKVARTREEIPELFESATREAVAAFGRGECFVERYLDKPRHVEAQVLADMHGTAIVVGTRDCSLQRRHQKLVEEAPAPFLNDEQRKRIHESAKAICKEAGYYGAGTVEYLVATDGTISFLEVNTRLQVEHPVSEETTGLDLVREMFRIARGEKLRITEDPEPRGHSIEFRINGEDAGRGFLPAPGTVTKFVAPSGPGVRVDSGVESGSVIGGQFDSMLAKLIVTGSDRNNALERSRRALAEMVVEGMATVLPFDRVIVDDPAFIGDENGFSVHTRWIETEFDNKIEPFVAPDIEATEEEPRQNVVVEVGGRRLEVSLPGGFALEGGGGRGGGVTVKAKPRKRAGGTKAAVSGDAVTAPMQGTIVKVAVEEGQTVEAGELIVVLEAMKMENPVTAHKAGTVTGLSVEVGAAVTQGTQLLEIK is encoded by the coding sequence GTGGCCGAGCAGGTCGGCGAAACCACGGGTGGTCCGGTGACCAAGATCCTGGTCGCCAACCGTGGCGAAATCGCGGTACGCGTCATCAGAGCCGCGAAGGACGCTGGCCTGGCCAGTGTCGCGGTGTACGCCGACCCGGATCGCGACGCGCCACACGTCCGGCTGGCCGACGAAGCCTTCGCGCTGGGCGGCACGACGGCGGCCGAAAGCTACCTGAACTTCGACAAGCTCCTGGACGCCGCCAAGCGCTCGGGCGCCGACTCGGTGCACCCGGGTTACGGCTTCCTCTCCGAGAATGCGGACTTCGCCCAAGCCGTCCTCGACGCCGGGCTGACCTGGATCGGGCCGAGCCCGCAGGCCATCCGCGACCTCGGCGACAAGGTCACCGCCCGCCACATCGCCATGCGCGCGGGCGCGCCGCTGGTGCCGGGCACCAAGGAGCCGGTCAAGGACGCCTCCGAAATCGTCGCGTTCGCCGACGAGCACGGGCTGCCGGTGGCCATCAAGGCCGCGTTCGGCGGTGGTGGCCGCGGCCTCAAGGTCGCGCGCACCCGCGAAGAGATCCCCGAGCTGTTCGAGTCGGCCACGCGCGAGGCGGTCGCCGCGTTCGGCCGCGGCGAGTGCTTCGTCGAGCGCTACCTGGACAAGCCGCGCCACGTCGAGGCGCAGGTGCTGGCGGACATGCACGGCACCGCGATCGTCGTCGGCACCCGCGACTGCTCGCTGCAGCGACGGCACCAGAAGCTCGTCGAAGAGGCGCCCGCGCCGTTCCTGAACGACGAGCAGCGCAAGCGCATCCACGAGTCCGCGAAGGCGATCTGCAAGGAAGCCGGCTACTACGGCGCCGGCACGGTCGAGTACCTCGTCGCCACCGACGGCACGATCTCCTTCCTCGAGGTCAACACGCGGCTGCAGGTCGAGCACCCGGTGTCGGAAGAGACGACCGGTCTCGACCTCGTCCGGGAGATGTTCCGGATCGCCCGTGGCGAGAAGCTGCGGATCACCGAGGATCCCGAGCCGCGCGGCCACTCGATCGAGTTCCGCATCAACGGCGAGGACGCCGGCCGCGGCTTCCTGCCCGCGCCGGGCACGGTGACGAAGTTCGTCGCGCCGAGCGGCCCGGGCGTGCGCGTCGACTCCGGCGTCGAATCCGGCAGCGTCATCGGCGGGCAGTTCGACTCGATGCTGGCCAAGCTGATCGTCACCGGCTCGGACCGGAACAACGCCCTCGAACGCAGCCGCCGCGCCCTGGCCGAGATGGTCGTCGAAGGCATGGCCACGGTGCTGCCGTTCGACCGCGTGATCGTCGACGACCCGGCGTTCATCGGCGACGAGAACGGCTTCAGCGTGCACACGCGCTGGATCGAGACGGAGTTCGACAACAAGATCGAGCCGTTCGTGGCGCCCGACATCGAGGCCACCGAGGAAGAGCCGCGGCAGAACGTCGTGGTCGAGGTCGGCGGCCGGCGGCTCGAGGTGTCGCTGCCGGGCGGGTTCGCGCTCGAAGGTGGCGGCGGTCGCGGTGGCGGGGTCACTGTCAAGGCGAAGCCCCGCAAGCGCGCCGGCGGCACCAAGGCCGCGGTGAGCGGCGACGCCGTCACGGCGCCGATGCAGGGCACGATCGTGAAGGTGGCCGTCGAAGAGGGCCAGACGGTGGAAGCCGGTGAGCTGATCGTCGTCCTCGAGGCGATGAAGATGGAAAACCCGGTCACCGCACACAAAGCGGGCACCGTCACCGGGCTTTCGGTCGAGGTCGGCGCCGCCGTGACGCAGGGCACGCAGCTTCTCGAGATCAAGTAG
- a CDS encoding TROVE domain-containing protein, with protein MSKFNTARAPTATSPVRGEATPSTVTHEGGAGYARDSKSELFLLAVTNMVGEHAFYESADTRDTRFAELVRQSTLDDPEWTARFLRWLRTDANLRTASLVGAAEFAKARRDAGLDGLSRQVVADVLQRADEPGELLAYWTSVHGRAVPKPVKRGVADAAAKLYDERSFAKWDSAARAFRFADVLELTHPVKRDDAQGALFGHILDERHSRGNAIPEVLKTLRARAELMSWDVGRRRELFTRPDAADVLRAAGMTWESVAGWLQGPLDARVWEALIPSMSFMAQLRNLRNFDEAGVSDTVARQVAERLADPAQVAKSRQLPMRFLSAYRAAPSLRWAWALEQAIAHALANVPELAGRTLVLVDTSASMNDRFGKDGSLLRWDAAAVFGLALARRCAQADVVSFSDGYWGRGTKVFKLRRGGSLLSDVERWKSGGFFLGGGTDTAGAVKKHFAKHDRVVILTDEQAAHGDVGHALPAHVPLYTWNLAGYRAGHAPSGSGHRHTFGGLTDQGFRMIPLLERGKKADWPF; from the coding sequence ATGAGCAAGTTCAACACCGCACGAGCACCCACCGCGACCTCTCCGGTCCGCGGCGAGGCCACGCCGTCCACCGTCACGCACGAGGGTGGCGCCGGCTACGCACGCGACAGCAAGTCCGAACTGTTCCTGCTCGCCGTCACCAACATGGTCGGCGAGCACGCCTTCTACGAGTCCGCGGACACGCGCGACACGCGCTTCGCCGAGCTCGTCCGTCAGTCCACACTGGACGATCCGGAGTGGACCGCCCGATTCCTGCGCTGGCTGCGGACGGACGCGAACCTGCGGACGGCGTCGCTCGTCGGTGCGGCCGAGTTCGCCAAGGCGCGGCGGGACGCCGGTCTCGACGGGCTGAGCCGTCAGGTCGTCGCCGACGTGCTGCAGCGGGCCGACGAGCCCGGCGAGCTGCTCGCGTACTGGACTTCCGTGCACGGCCGGGCCGTGCCGAAGCCGGTCAAGCGCGGCGTCGCCGACGCGGCGGCGAAGCTCTACGACGAGCGGTCCTTCGCCAAGTGGGATTCCGCCGCGCGAGCGTTCCGGTTCGCCGACGTCCTCGAGCTGACCCACCCGGTGAAGCGCGACGACGCCCAGGGCGCCCTGTTCGGGCACATCCTCGACGAGCGGCACAGCCGTGGCAACGCGATCCCGGAGGTCCTGAAGACGCTGCGGGCCCGCGCCGAGCTCATGAGCTGGGACGTCGGCCGGCGACGCGAACTGTTCACCCGGCCTGACGCGGCGGACGTGCTGCGCGCGGCGGGCATGACGTGGGAGTCGGTCGCCGGGTGGCTGCAGGGTCCCCTGGACGCGCGCGTCTGGGAGGCGCTGATCCCGTCGATGAGCTTCATGGCTCAGTTGCGGAACCTTCGCAATTTCGACGAGGCCGGCGTCTCGGACACCGTCGCCCGGCAGGTCGCCGAGCGGCTCGCCGATCCGGCGCAGGTCGCGAAGTCGCGGCAGCTGCCCATGCGGTTCCTGTCGGCCTACCGCGCGGCGCCGTCGCTGCGGTGGGCGTGGGCGCTGGAGCAGGCGATCGCGCACGCGCTGGCGAACGTGCCGGAGCTGGCCGGGCGGACGCTGGTCCTCGTCGACACGTCGGCGTCGATGAACGACCGCTTCGGCAAGGACGGCAGCCTGTTGCGCTGGGACGCGGCCGCGGTCTTCGGCCTGGCGCTCGCCCGGCGCTGCGCGCAGGCCGACGTCGTCTCGTTCTCGGACGGCTACTGGGGCCGGGGCACCAAGGTGTTCAAGCTCCGCCGGGGCGGGTCACTGCTGAGCGACGTCGAGCGGTGGAAGTCCGGCGGCTTCTTCCTCGGCGGCGGCACCGACACGGCGGGGGCGGTGAAGAAGCACTTCGCGAAGCACGACCGCGTCGTGATCCTCACCGACGAGCAGGCCGCGCACGGCGACGTCGGGCACGCGCTGCCCGCGCACGTGCCGCTGTACACCTGGAACCTCGCGGGCTACCGGGCCGGCCACGCGCCGTCCGGCAGCGGGCACCGGCACACGTTCGGCGGCCTGACCGACCAGGGCTTCCGGATGATCCCGCTGCTCGAGCGAGGCAAGAAGGCCGATTGGCCGTTCTGA
- a CDS encoding LLM class flavin-dependent oxidoreductase, with the protein MAHFGIGVSTAVTAVPDTLKLAVQADRGGLDLITVSDHPYYPDRLDAYAELGVLLGKTERVSGLVSVTNLPTRPAAMLARTITSLSALTGGRIVLGMGVGGLWDDIARLGFTKLTPGQAVRAFEEGIRLVKLLGGGGDPVSFDGEFYQVTELVPAEETMPPVWTGSVGPKSLAVTGRVADGWMPGRAADWLSERYRTSRPVIDEAAVAAGRDPGEIATVYNFPGRITAEPLAQTRAEDGRWIGGSSAQWVEELTGAVLEHGAAGFVLFGPDRSTPDEVAAARWAGEIVPAVREAVAK; encoded by the coding sequence ATGGCGCACTTCGGTATCGGCGTGTCCACAGCGGTCACCGCCGTCCCCGACACCCTGAAGCTGGCCGTCCAGGCCGACCGTGGCGGGCTCGACCTCATCACCGTCTCCGATCACCCCTACTACCCCGACCGGCTCGACGCGTACGCCGAACTCGGTGTCCTACTGGGCAAGACCGAACGGGTCTCCGGCCTGGTCAGCGTCACCAACCTGCCCACCCGGCCCGCGGCGATGCTCGCCCGCACCATCACGAGCCTGTCCGCCCTGACCGGCGGCCGGATCGTGCTCGGCATGGGCGTCGGCGGGCTGTGGGACGACATCGCGCGGCTCGGCTTCACCAAACTGACGCCCGGGCAGGCCGTGCGCGCCTTCGAAGAGGGCATCCGGCTCGTGAAGCTACTGGGCGGGGGCGGTGATCCGGTCAGCTTCGACGGCGAGTTCTACCAGGTCACCGAGCTCGTGCCGGCGGAAGAGACGATGCCGCCGGTGTGGACCGGGTCAGTGGGGCCGAAGTCGCTCGCCGTCACCGGACGCGTCGCCGATGGGTGGATGCCCGGGCGCGCCGCCGACTGGCTCAGCGAGCGCTACCGCACCTCGCGTCCGGTGATCGACGAGGCCGCCGTGGCCGCCGGCCGGGACCCCGGCGAGATCGCCACCGTGTACAACTTTCCCGGGCGCATCACCGCGGAGCCGCTCGCGCAGACCCGCGCCGAGGACGGCCGCTGGATCGGCGGCTCGTCCGCGCAGTGGGTCGAGGAGCTGACCGGTGCGGTGCTGGAGCACGGCGCCGCCGGGTTCGTGCTCTTCGGGCCGGATCGCAGCACGCCCGACGAGGTCGCCGCCGCGCGGTGGGCCGGGGAGATCGTGCCCGCCGTGCGCGAGGCCGTCGCGAAGTAG
- a CDS encoding DHA2 family efflux MFS transporter permease subunit, with product MNARQANPWAALGALCLGFFMILLDTTIVSIAIPTMLRELGAGLNSIVWVISVYLLTYAVPMLFTSRLGDRFGPKRVFLAGLLVFTGASLWCGLSGNVEMLIAARAVQGLGAALMTPQTLAFITHLFPPAKRGPAMGMWGGVAGLATIAGPLLGGVLVDHFGWEWIFFVNVPIGVIAVVLTLVLVPDWQPKHSHSFDLLGIVLSSAALLCIVFGVQNGQQYDWGTVFGGITVFEIIAAGVVLLIAFVVWQRFNQREPLLPLQVFSNRNFSAGTLTAATVGFAMTGMFLPLVIYIQSVLGLSPTMGGLLTAPMSLLSGIVAPFVGRASDKVNGKYLVMFGLAALAAGLGIIALQATPDSNAWTFVPALLVCGLGIGCIFSPMSNLTMGSVEPRLAGTASGIFNTARQVGGVLGSAAIGVLLQARISASIADEATKAASQLPAQYRAPFAEGIAHAAASTGEFGSAGGPSPMPGLPAEIAAQAGKLATEAVHSGLTDAARVTMLLPMGVLLLGVISAAVMQRVKPRWEAPAPAPETAAA from the coding sequence ATGAACGCAAGACAAGCTAACCCGTGGGCCGCGCTGGGCGCGCTGTGCCTCGGCTTCTTCATGATCCTGCTCGACACGACGATCGTGTCGATCGCGATCCCGACCATGCTGCGCGAGCTGGGCGCCGGGCTGAACTCGATCGTCTGGGTGATCAGCGTCTACCTGCTCACCTACGCCGTGCCGATGCTGTTCACCAGCCGGCTCGGTGACCGCTTCGGCCCGAAGCGCGTGTTCCTCGCCGGCCTGCTCGTGTTCACCGGCGCGTCGCTGTGGTGCGGCCTGTCCGGCAACGTCGAGATGCTCATCGCCGCGCGGGCCGTGCAGGGTCTGGGCGCCGCGCTGATGACGCCGCAGACGCTGGCGTTCATCACGCACCTGTTCCCGCCGGCCAAGCGCGGCCCGGCGATGGGCATGTGGGGTGGCGTCGCCGGGCTGGCGACGATCGCGGGCCCGCTGCTCGGCGGGGTGCTGGTCGACCACTTCGGCTGGGAGTGGATCTTCTTCGTCAACGTGCCGATCGGTGTGATCGCCGTCGTGCTCACCCTCGTCCTGGTGCCGGACTGGCAGCCGAAGCACTCGCACTCGTTCGACCTGCTGGGGATCGTGCTCTCGAGTGCCGCGCTGCTGTGCATCGTGTTCGGGGTGCAGAACGGCCAGCAGTACGACTGGGGCACGGTCTTCGGCGGGATCACCGTCTTCGAGATCATCGCCGCCGGTGTGGTGCTGCTGATCGCGTTCGTGGTGTGGCAGCGCTTCAACCAACGGGAGCCACTGCTGCCGCTGCAGGTGTTCTCGAACCGGAACTTCTCGGCCGGGACGCTCACCGCGGCGACCGTCGGCTTCGCGATGACCGGCATGTTCCTGCCGCTGGTCATCTACATCCAGTCGGTGCTCGGGCTGAGCCCGACCATGGGCGGGCTGCTCACCGCGCCGATGTCGCTGCTGTCCGGGATCGTCGCGCCGTTCGTCGGGCGCGCGTCGGACAAGGTCAACGGCAAGTACCTGGTGATGTTCGGCCTGGCGGCGCTCGCGGCCGGGCTCGGGATCATCGCTCTGCAGGCGACGCCGGACAGCAACGCGTGGACGTTCGTGCCGGCGCTGCTGGTGTGCGGGCTCGGCATCGGCTGCATCTTCTCGCCGATGAGCAACCTGACGATGGGCTCGGTCGAGCCGCGGCTCGCCGGGACCGCGTCCGGCATCTTCAACACCGCGCGGCAGGTGGGTGGCGTGCTCGGCAGCGCGGCGATCGGCGTGCTGCTGCAGGCACGGATCAGCGCGTCCATCGCGGACGAGGCCACGAAGGCGGCTTCGCAGCTGCCGGCGCAGTACCGGGCGCCGTTCGCCGAAGGGATCGCGCACGCGGCGGCGAGCACCGGGGAGTTCGGCTCGGCCGGCGGCCCGTCGCCGATGCCGGGGCTGCCCGCGGAGATCGCCGCGCAGGCCGGGAAGCTGGCGACCGAGGCGGTCCACAGTGGACTGACCGACGCGGCCCGGGTGACGATGCTGCTGCCGATGGGCGTGCTCCTGCTCGGGGTGATCTCGGCGGCGGTGATGCAGCGGGTCAAGCCGCGCTGGGAGGCCCCGGCGCCGGCGCCCGAAACGGCCGCGGCCTGA
- a CDS encoding SAV_915 family protein translates to MTNPNLPPALYLPTGPAGAETEGASIELRRTPDGRTALVAFTALDRLIDCCGEHQPWALVNTEHLAKVHAANPYDVIVLDSPLPEELRHHV, encoded by the coding sequence GTGACGAACCCGAACCTGCCTCCCGCCCTCTACCTGCCGACCGGGCCGGCCGGCGCCGAGACCGAAGGCGCGTCGATCGAGCTGCGCCGCACGCCCGACGGCCGCACCGCGCTGGTCGCCTTCACCGCGCTGGACCGGCTGATCGACTGCTGCGGGGAGCACCAGCCGTGGGCGCTGGTGAACACCGAGCACCTGGCGAAGGTCCACGCGGCGAACCCGTACGACGTGATCGTGCTCGATTCGCCGCTGCCCGAGGAGCTGCGCCACCACGTCTGA
- a CDS encoding glycoside hydrolase family 3 protein produces the protein MPLLRTTRSLRTAVLAGLLLSGTALVPAASAATTPLYRNPHAPVSQRVKDLMARMTLDDKVGQMTEGERGAATPAQSAAARLGSILSGGGSTPTPNTPAAWADMIDAYQKAATSTGLGIPIIYGADTVHGHNNVYGATVFPHNIGLGAANDPQLVEKIGAITADEAAATGVKWGFSPCLCVARDDRWGRTYESFGEIPRNAVENSVIIEGLQGRSLEAPTSIMATAKHFIGDGGTTGGVDQGNTQISLDELRRIHLPPFQAAVNHGVGSVMISFNSWNGVKDHGNKFLITDLLKGELHFSGYVISDWNGIDQIDGQEGFTPAEVSQSVNAGIDMVMVPNDYLKFVSTLKAEVLNGHVPMSRIDDANRRILTKKFELGLFEHPYTDRSLQKDFGSAAHHAVARQAVRESQVLLKNDGVLPLAKQDNKIFVAGKNADDMGNQAGGWTLTWQGQSGARVIPGTTILDGIKADAGKGTVVTYDRAGGGIDSSYKVAVAVVGETPYAEGRGDRPDGLGLDAEDLALIAKLKASGVPTVLVTVSGRPLDIAAQLPSVKGLVAAWLPGSEGAGVADVLYGDYNPTGKLSFTWPKSSSQEPINAGDGKQGLFPYGYGLSYRRHHH, from the coding sequence ATGCCGCTCCTCCGCACCACGAGATCGCTGCGAACCGCTGTCCTGGCCGGCCTGCTCCTTTCGGGCACCGCCCTCGTCCCGGCGGCCTCCGCCGCCACGACGCCGCTCTACCGGAACCCGCATGCTCCGGTTTCCCAGCGCGTCAAGGATCTGATGGCCCGGATGACCCTGGACGACAAGGTCGGGCAGATGACCGAGGGCGAGCGCGGAGCCGCGACCCCCGCCCAGTCCGCCGCCGCCCGCCTCGGCTCCATCCTCTCCGGCGGCGGTTCGACGCCGACACCGAACACGCCCGCCGCGTGGGCGGACATGATCGACGCCTACCAGAAGGCGGCGACGTCGACCGGCCTCGGCATCCCGATCATCTACGGCGCCGACACCGTGCACGGCCACAACAACGTCTACGGCGCCACGGTCTTCCCGCACAACATCGGCCTGGGGGCCGCGAACGACCCGCAGCTGGTCGAGAAGATCGGCGCGATCACCGCCGACGAGGCCGCCGCCACCGGCGTCAAGTGGGGCTTCTCGCCCTGCCTGTGCGTCGCCCGCGACGACCGCTGGGGCCGCACGTACGAGTCCTTCGGCGAAATCCCCCGCAACGCCGTCGAGAACTCCGTGATCATCGAGGGCCTGCAGGGCCGCTCGCTCGAAGCCCCGACGTCGATCATGGCCACCGCCAAGCACTTCATCGGCGACGGCGGCACCACCGGCGGCGTCGACCAGGGCAACACCCAGATCAGCCTGGACGAGCTGCGGCGCATCCACCTGCCGCCGTTCCAGGCCGCGGTGAACCACGGCGTCGGCTCGGTGATGATCAGCTTCAACAGCTGGAACGGCGTCAAGGACCACGGCAACAAGTTCCTCATCACCGACCTGCTCAAGGGCGAACTGCACTTCTCCGGCTACGTGATCTCCGACTGGAACGGCATCGACCAGATCGACGGCCAGGAAGGCTTCACCCCGGCCGAGGTCAGCCAGTCCGTCAACGCGGGGATCGACATGGTCATGGTCCCCAACGACTACCTGAAGTTCGTCAGCACGCTCAAGGCCGAAGTCCTCAACGGACACGTCCCGATGTCCCGCATCGACGACGCCAACCGGCGGATCCTCACCAAGAAGTTCGAGCTCGGCTTGTTCGAGCACCCCTACACCGACCGCTCGCTGCAGAAGGACTTCGGCAGCGCGGCACACCACGCCGTGGCGCGGCAGGCGGTGCGCGAATCGCAGGTGCTGCTGAAGAACGACGGCGTGCTGCCGCTGGCGAAGCAGGACAACAAGATTTTCGTGGCCGGGAAGAACGCCGACGACATGGGCAACCAGGCGGGTGGCTGGACGCTGACCTGGCAGGGCCAGAGCGGCGCGCGGGTCATCCCGGGCACGACGATCCTCGACGGCATCAAGGCCGATGCCGGGAAGGGCACGGTGGTCACCTATGACCGTGCGGGTGGTGGAATCGACTCCAGCTACAAGGTCGCGGTCGCCGTGGTGGGCGAAACGCCGTACGCCGAAGGGCGGGGAGACCGGCCGGACGGACTCGGCCTCGACGCCGAGGACCTCGCCCTCATCGCCAAGCTGAAGGCTTCGGGCGTGCCCACGGTCCTGGTGACCGTCTCCGGACGGCCGCTGGACATCGCGGCGCAGCTGCCGTCGGTCAAGGGACTGGTGGCGGCCTGGCTGCCGGGCTCGGAAGGCGCCGGCGTCGCGGACGTGCTCTACGGCGACTACAACCCGACCGGGAAGCTGAGCTTCACCTGGCCGAAGAGCTCTTCTCAAGAACCGATCAACGCCGGTGACGGCAAGCAGGGCCTGTTCCCGTACGGGTACGGCCTGTCCTACCGCCGTCACCACCACTAG
- a CDS encoding PadR family transcriptional regulator, with the protein MAAAKLTPLGIAVLELLHEKPMHPYEMTQLMRERYVHTRVNVKAGSLYHTVERLHRGGFIEIVDTQRDGRRPERTVYGMTQTGLDEFNQRGRELLGDLAVEFPAFLSGLAVIDELGKEGSLAELEHRILRLRAAVAADEAVLQRLTEDGTPPIYWLDWRYQCDHRKFELGWTERLHDDLRSGRIPFQDDGQPKLTLITREDDDERKTS; encoded by the coding sequence ATGGCCGCGGCCAAGCTGACGCCACTCGGCATCGCCGTGCTGGAGCTGCTCCACGAGAAGCCCATGCACCCGTACGAGATGACCCAGCTCATGCGCGAGCGGTACGTCCACACGCGGGTCAACGTGAAGGCGGGCTCGCTCTACCACACCGTGGAACGCCTGCACCGCGGCGGTTTCATCGAGATCGTCGACACGCAGCGTGACGGCCGACGGCCCGAACGGACCGTCTACGGCATGACGCAGACCGGGCTGGACGAGTTCAACCAGCGCGGCCGCGAACTGCTCGGTGACCTCGCCGTGGAGTTCCCCGCCTTCCTCTCCGGGCTCGCCGTGATCGACGAACTGGGGAAGGAAGGCTCGCTCGCCGAGCTCGAACACCGCATCTTGCGGCTGCGCGCCGCGGTCGCCGCCGACGAGGCGGTGCTGCAGCGGCTGACCGAAGACGGGACGCCGCCGATCTACTGGCTGGACTGGCGCTACCAGTGCGACCACCGGAAGTTCGAGCTCGGGTGGACCGAGCGGCTCCACGACGACCTGCGGTCCGGACGGATCCCGTTCCAGGACGACGGACAACCCAAGCTCACGCTCATCACCAGGGAAGACGACGATGAACGCAAGACAAGCTAA
- a CDS encoding Maf family protein has protein sequence MQFVLASQSPARLALLRSAGLDPAVFVSGVDEDAVAASLPDPSPSELVTALAAAKAEAVLDQVAAAHPDAVVVACDSMLNIGGQMVGKPGSPDIARRRWAAMAGTSGELLTGHAVVRLEGGTRTKETAGWESTTVRFGTPSPAEIDAYVASGEPLNVAGGFTIDGLGGWFVEGLDGGHTSVIGISLPLTRRLLAEVGVSVVDLWRPPAS, from the coding sequence GTGCAGTTCGTCCTCGCCTCCCAGTCCCCCGCCCGCCTCGCCCTCCTGCGTTCCGCGGGCCTCGATCCCGCCGTGTTCGTCTCCGGCGTCGACGAGGACGCGGTCGCCGCTTCCCTGCCCGATCCGTCGCCGTCCGAGCTGGTCACGGCCCTCGCCGCAGCCAAGGCCGAGGCGGTTCTCGACCAGGTCGCCGCCGCCCATCCGGACGCCGTCGTGGTCGCCTGCGACTCGATGCTGAACATCGGCGGGCAGATGGTCGGCAAGCCGGGGTCGCCGGACATCGCCCGCCGCCGCTGGGCCGCGATGGCGGGAACATCCGGTGAACTCCTCACCGGCCACGCGGTCGTCCGGCTCGAGGGCGGGACGCGCACGAAGGAGACCGCGGGCTGGGAGTCGACCACCGTCCGGTTCGGCACGCCGAGCCCGGCGGAGATCGACGCCTACGTCGCCAGCGGGGAGCCGCTCAACGTCGCCGGCGGCTTCACGATCGACGGCCTGGGCGGCTGGTTCGTCGAAGGACTCGACGGCGGCCACACCAGCGTCATCGGGATCAGCCTGCCGCTGACGCGCCGGCTGCTGGCCGAGGTCGGCGTGAGTGTCGTGGATCTCTGGCGGCCTCCCGCATCCTGA
- a CDS encoding dicarboxylate/amino acid:cation symporter, with the protein MSFVRTYTKPRVFAAAVLGSLVVGALLGVVARQTEAGWLTDLLDQIGTIFTTLLQIAVIPLVFTAIVVGINSLRGLGGGRTAARLGGKTVLWFAITSFIASLIGIAIGRIFNPGAGGLGGVAATAKNADKAAKSVDHWGSWDAFVKGLLPENFVKAFSDGETLQVLFLALVIGAAAYSLGDKAKPFVDFTTSVFEIIQRYLGWIVRLAPIGIIGLIGAAVSNYGDALFRPLFSTTLAVYVGCLLVLFVVYPILLQFVAKVSPLKFFAKAGTAIQFAFASQSSAATLPLTRQSAVNLGVQPAYAAFATPLGSATKMDGCAAVFPAIAAIFVANLAGVSLNFWQYVGIVVVAVVGALATAGTTGWLTAFTLTTSFIGLDAKQVALGLALIYSVNPIMDMMRTATNVAGQIVVPTIVARSEGLLDDEVLNAPTDNPLHTDDGSTARHTEPAPA; encoded by the coding sequence GTGTCTTTTGTACGGACATACACCAAGCCGCGGGTGTTCGCGGCCGCGGTTCTCGGCTCGCTCGTCGTCGGCGCCCTGCTCGGCGTCGTCGCACGGCAGACCGAGGCCGGCTGGCTGACCGATCTCCTCGACCAGATCGGCACCATCTTCACCACGCTGCTGCAGATCGCGGTGATCCCGCTGGTCTTCACGGCGATCGTGGTCGGCATCAACAGCCTCCGCGGCCTCGGCGGCGGCCGCACCGCCGCGCGCCTCGGCGGCAAGACGGTGCTGTGGTTCGCGATCACGTCGTTCATCGCGTCGCTGATCGGCATCGCGATCGGCCGGATCTTCAACCCCGGCGCCGGCGGGCTCGGCGGCGTCGCGGCCACGGCCAAGAACGCCGACAAAGCCGCGAAGAGCGTCGACCACTGGGGCTCGTGGGACGCCTTCGTCAAGGGCCTGCTGCCGGAGAACTTCGTGAAAGCGTTCTCCGACGGCGAGACGCTGCAGGTGCTGTTCCTCGCGCTGGTCATCGGCGCCGCCGCCTACAGCCTGGGTGACAAGGCGAAGCCGTTCGTGGACTTCACGACGAGCGTGTTCGAGATCATCCAGCGCTACCTCGGCTGGATCGTCCGGCTCGCCCCGATCGGCATCATCGGCCTGATCGGCGCGGCGGTGTCCAACTACGGCGACGCGCTGTTCCGGCCGCTGTTCTCCACCACGCTCGCGGTGTACGTGGGCTGCCTGCTCGTGCTGTTCGTCGTCTACCCGATCCTGCTGCAGTTCGTGGCGAAGGTCAGCCCGCTGAAGTTCTTCGCGAAGGCGGGCACGGCGATCCAGTTCGCCTTCGCTTCGCAGTCCTCGGCCGCGACGCTGCCACTGACCCGCCAGTCCGCGGTGAACCTCGGCGTCCAGCCGGCGTACGCGGCTTTCGCGACTCCGCTGGGCAGCGCGACGAAGATGGACGGCTGCGCGGCGGTGTTCCCGGCGATCGCGGCGATCTTCGTCGCCAACCTGGCCGGGGTGTCGCTGAACTTCTGGCAGTACGTGGGCATCGTCGTGGTCGCCGTGGTCGGCGCACTGGCGACCGCCGGGACCACGGGCTGGCTGACGGCCTTCACCCTGACGACGTCGTTCATCGGCCTCGACGCCAAGCAGGTGGCGCTGGGCTTGGCGCTGATCTACTCGGTCAACCCGATCATGGACATGATGCGGACGGCGACGAACGTGGCCGGCCAGATCGTGGTGCCGACGATCGTGGCCCGCAGCGAAGGCCTCCTCGACGACGAGGTCCTCAACGCCCCGACCGACAACCCGCTGCACACCGACGACGGCTCGACGGCCCGGCACACGGAACCCGCCCCCGCCTGA